From a single Couchioplanes caeruleus genomic region:
- a CDS encoding XdhC family protein: MQTEQSPRHLVAVFESPVAEALLRLGLDVGFRCTLVEPDPTRLQGSPKPHGDTFVGDLSAAGVTEHTDIVLTDHDRPEIGPVLQEALASGARWIGIVGNPHKEGPHIAALRELGVPDEEIARVHRPVGLNIGSRTAAEIAVATLAGLIADRNDRPGGFEF, translated from the coding sequence GTGCAGACCGAGCAGAGCCCCCGCCACCTGGTCGCCGTCTTCGAGTCGCCGGTCGCCGAGGCGCTGCTGCGCCTGGGCCTGGACGTCGGTTTCCGCTGCACGCTGGTGGAGCCGGACCCGACCCGGCTGCAGGGCTCGCCGAAGCCGCACGGCGACACGTTCGTGGGTGACCTGTCCGCCGCGGGGGTGACGGAGCACACCGACATCGTGCTGACCGATCACGACCGGCCGGAGATCGGCCCGGTCCTCCAGGAGGCCCTGGCGAGCGGCGCCCGCTGGATCGGCATCGTCGGCAACCCGCACAAGGAGGGCCCGCACATAGCGGCGCTCCGGGAGCTGGGGGTGCCGGACGAGGAGATCGCCCGGGTGCACCGGCCCGTCGGGCTGAACATCGGCAGCCGGACCGCCGCGGAGATCGCGGTGGCGACGCTCGCCGGCCTGATCGCCGACCGCAACGACCGGCCGGGCGGCTTCGAGTTCTGA
- a CDS encoding glycine--tRNA ligase: MPVDRIDAVVSLAKRRGLVFPSSEIYGGTRSAWDYGPLGVELKENVRRQWWRTMVQQRDDIVGLDSAVILARDVWAASGHLDAFVDPLTECQSCHKRFRADHLEEAWEAKHGSAPASLSELNCPNCGNKGTFTEPKMFNGLMKTYLGPTESADGLHYLRPETAQGIFVNYNNVATAARKKPPFGIAQVGKSFRNEITPGNFIFRTREFEQMEMEFFVEPGTDETWHEYWLEQRWNWYRDLGLAEQNLRFFEHPKEKLSHYSKRTVDIEYRFRFGGTEFAELEGIANRTDFDLSTHSKHSGVDLSFFDQEKQERWVPYVIEPAAGLTRAVLAFLLEAYDEDEAPNTKGGVDKRTVMRFDPRLAPIKVAVLPLSRNPELSPKARGLADTLRKRWMVEFDDSQAIGRRYRRQDEIGTPFCVTVDFDTLTDDAVTVRDRDTMKQERVGLAQIEDYLIKRLPGC; the protein is encoded by the coding sequence ATGCCCGTCGACCGTATCGACGCCGTCGTCAGCCTGGCCAAGCGCCGCGGCCTCGTCTTCCCCTCCAGCGAGATCTACGGAGGCACCCGTTCGGCGTGGGACTACGGCCCCCTCGGCGTGGAGCTGAAGGAGAACGTCCGCCGGCAGTGGTGGCGCACCATGGTGCAGCAGCGCGACGACATCGTCGGCCTCGACTCCGCCGTCATCCTGGCCCGCGACGTGTGGGCGGCCTCCGGCCACCTCGACGCGTTCGTCGACCCGCTGACCGAGTGCCAGTCGTGCCACAAGCGCTTCCGCGCCGACCACCTCGAGGAGGCGTGGGAGGCCAAGCACGGCTCGGCCCCCGCTTCGCTGAGCGAGCTCAACTGCCCCAACTGCGGCAACAAGGGGACGTTCACCGAGCCCAAGATGTTCAACGGGCTCATGAAGACGTACCTCGGGCCCACCGAGAGCGCCGACGGCCTGCACTACCTGCGCCCGGAGACCGCCCAGGGCATCTTCGTGAACTACAACAACGTGGCGACCGCCGCGCGCAAGAAGCCGCCGTTCGGCATCGCGCAGGTCGGCAAGTCGTTCCGCAACGAGATCACCCCGGGCAACTTCATCTTCCGTACGCGCGAGTTCGAGCAGATGGAGATGGAGTTCTTCGTCGAGCCCGGCACCGACGAGACCTGGCACGAGTACTGGCTCGAGCAGCGCTGGAACTGGTACCGCGACCTCGGCCTGGCGGAGCAGAACCTGCGCTTCTTCGAGCACCCCAAGGAGAAGCTCTCGCACTACTCGAAGCGCACGGTCGACATCGAGTACAGGTTCCGCTTCGGCGGCACCGAGTTCGCCGAGCTCGAGGGCATCGCCAACCGCACCGACTTCGACCTGAGCACGCACTCCAAGCACTCCGGCGTCGACCTGTCCTTCTTCGACCAGGAGAAGCAGGAGCGCTGGGTGCCGTACGTGATCGAGCCGGCCGCCGGCCTCACCCGCGCGGTGCTGGCCTTCCTGCTCGAGGCCTACGACGAGGACGAGGCCCCCAACACCAAGGGCGGCGTCGACAAGCGGACGGTCATGCGCTTCGACCCCCGCCTGGCGCCGATCAAGGTCGCGGTGCTCCCGCTCTCCCGCAACCCGGAGCTGTCCCCGAAGGCCCGCGGCCTCGCCGACACGCTGCGCAAGCGCTGGATGGTCGAGTTCGACGACTCGCAGGCCATCGGCCGTCGCTACCGCCGCCAGGACGAGATCGGCACCCCGTTCTGCGTGACCGTGGACTTCGACACCCTCACCGACGACGCGGTGACGGTCCGGGACCGCGACACGATGAAGCAGGAGCGGGTCGGCCTGGCCCAGATCGAGGACTACCTCATCAAGCGCCTGCCGGGCTGCTGA
- a CDS encoding antibiotic biosynthesis monooxygenase family protein — protein sequence MLVLNRFVVPPDMQDSFVERAHAALTALAASAGYRSGRLTRALDDPAYWTLVTEWESVGAYRRALGGFDVKVHATPLLSESLDEPSAFETLASAAPGAQVEARASDRAAEPWR from the coding sequence ATGCTGGTGCTGAACCGCTTCGTCGTCCCGCCCGACATGCAGGACTCGTTCGTCGAACGGGCGCACGCCGCCCTGACCGCCCTCGCCGCGAGCGCCGGATACCGCTCCGGGCGCCTGACCCGCGCGCTGGACGACCCCGCCTACTGGACCCTGGTCACCGAATGGGAGTCCGTCGGAGCCTACCGCCGGGCGCTCGGCGGGTTCGACGTGAAGGTCCACGCCACCCCGCTGCTGTCGGAGTCCCTCGACGAGCCCTCGGCGTTCGAGACGCTCGCGAGCGCCGCGCCCGGCGCGCAGGTGGAGGCCCGGGCCAGCGACCGGGCCGCCGAGCCCTGGCGCTGA